One window of Quercus robur chromosome 12, dhQueRobu3.1, whole genome shotgun sequence genomic DNA carries:
- the LOC126707984 gene encoding probable polygalacturonase — translation MTRSFTLVDVLLVLALLNDASWAAKANSCCKQTNSGEIRPHSVSITEFGAVGDGSTLNTKAFQNAIFYLNSFADKGGAKLFVPAGQWLTGSFDLISHLTLWLDKDAVILGSTNSNDWPVVDPLPSYGRGRELPGGRHRSLIYGRNLTDVIITGNNGSIDGQGDIWWNWFWNGSLNYTRPHLVELMNSTGVVISNLTFLNSPFWTIHPVYCSQVTVQNVRILAPHDSPNTDGIDPDSSDNVCIEDCYISTGDDLIAIKSGWDEYGTTYGRPSTNITIRRLIGETQSAGIAIGSEMSGGVSQVYAESLQFFNSRTGISIKTSPGRGGYVRDIYISNVTLANVDIAIRFIGHYGEHPDKFYDPNDLPSIGRITIKDVIGENIKFAGLLEGIKGDDFLNICLSNITLHVTSDSPWNCSYIQGYSDLVYPKTCEPLKEIVSPEQYSECYNLSSHLWSSSNQNRGAWLRSW, via the exons ATGACGAGATCTTTTACT CTGGTGGATGTGCTTCTGGTACTTGCTTTACTCAATGATGCTTCATGGGCTGCCAAGGCCAACTCATGTTGCAAACAGACAAATTCAGGGGAAATCCGACCTCACAGTGTCTCAATTACTGAATTTGGCGCGGTTGGAGACGGGTCCACTCTCAATACAAAAGCCTTTCAGAATGCCATCTTCTATCTCAATTCATTTGCAGACAAGGGTGGGGCCAAGCTTTTTGTCCCGGCAGGCCAGTGGTTGACAGGAAGCTTCGATCTCATCAGTCATCTTACTCTTTGGTTAGATAAGGATGCAGTAATTCTTGGATCAACA AACTCTAATGATTGGCCAGTCGTTGATCCTTTGCCATCATATGGCCGAGGTAGGGAGTTACCAGGGGGAAGGCATCGAAGCCTCATTTATGGACGCAATTTAACAGATGTTATCATAACAG GTAACAATGGAAGTATTGATGGTCAAGGTGACATCTGGTGGAACTGGTTTTGGAATGGAAGCCTGAACTATACACGGCCCCATTTGGTTGAGTTGATGAACTCAACTGGGGTTGTCATCTCAAACCTCACCTTCTTGAATTCACCATTTTGGACCATTCACCCTGTATATTGCAG CCAAGTTACTGTCCAGAATGTGAGAATCCTTGCTCCTCATGATTCCCCTAACACAGATGGAATAGATCCAG ATTCCTCTGATAATGTTTGCATTGAAGACTGTTATATTAGCACTGGAGATGACCTTATTGCCATCAAAAGTGGATGGGATGAGTATGGCACTACATATGGTCGTCCGAGTACAAACATTACTATCCGCAGGCTTATTGGAGAGACTCAAAGTGCAGGGATTGCAATTGGGAGTGAGATGTCTGGAGGTGTATCACAGGTTTATGCAGAAAGCCTTCAGTTTTTCAATTCGAGGACAGGTATCTCAATAAAGACATCACCTGGAAGGGGTGGTTATGTAAGAGATATCTACATATCAAATGTGACTTTGGCTAATGTGGATATAGCTATAAGGTTCATTGGTCACTACGGGGAGCACCCAGATAAATTTTATGACCCGAATGATCTTCCTTCAATAGGAAGGATAACGATCAAAGATGTCATAGGAGAGAATATAAAATTTGCAGGCCTCCTTGAGGGTATAAAAGGGGACGATTTTCTCAACATTTGCCTGTCCAACATTACCCTTCATGTAACTTCAGACTCTCCATGGAACTGCTCTTATATTCAAGGGTATTCTGATTTAGTTTACCCAAAAACTTGTGAGCCTCTCAAGGAGATTGTCTCTCCTGAGCAGTACTCAGAGTGTTACAATCTGTCAAGTCACTTATGGAGTTCAAGCAATCAGAATAGAGGTGCTTGGTTGCGGTCTTGGTAA